The following DNA comes from Deltaproteobacteria bacterium.
TGGCCGGAAGGTGGAGTTCATGATACAGGAGCTCAATCGTGAGCTGAACACCATCGCCGCCAAGGTGCCCAGCGCCGACGTGGCGGCGTTGGTCGTGGAGGCGAAGGGGTGTCTGGAAAGGATGCGCGAGCAGGCGCAGAACATCGAGTGATCGGCGAGGCTGGACCCAGGCTTCTCAATATCGGTTTCGGCAACGTCGTCGTCGCCGAACGGGTGGTCGCCGTGGTAGCCGCCGGATCGGCCCCCATGAAACGGCTTCGCGAAGAAGCCCGCGTGGCAGGCAAGCTGGTGGACGCCACCCAGGGACGAAAGACGCGGGCCATGGTCATCACGGATTCGGACCACGTGATCCTGTCGGCGATCCAGGCCGAGACCGTGGCCCTGAGACTACGGGGAGCTGCCATCGCGGGCGGGGCAGGGGAGGAACCGGGGACTGCAATCGAGCCGCGTCCCGTCGATGAGGACGAACGATGACCGCCAAGCGCCGCGGCCTCCTTTTCGTCGTCTCCTCCCCCTCTGGGGCGGGGAAGACCACGCTCTGCCACCGTCTGATGGCGGAGTTCCCCGCTCTCGCCTTCTCCATCTCGTACACTACGCGGCCCAAGCGACCGAACGAGCGAGACGGCGTGGACTACCACTTCACGGATCACGCGACCTTCTCGCGCATGGTGGCGGAGGACCGTTTCGCCGAGTGGGCGGAAGTGCACGGAAACCGGTACGGCACCTCCCTCGAGACCATCAGCCAGAACATCGACGCCGGTCTGGACGTGCTCTTCGACATCGACTGGCAGGGGGCGACCCAGCTCAAGAGCAAGTACCCGGACGAGACCGTCATGGTCTTCGTCCTGCCCCCGAGCCTCGAGGAGCTCTCCCGCCGGCTCAGGAACCGCGGCAC
Coding sequences within:
- a CDS encoding DUF370 domain-containing protein — its product is MIGEAGPRLLNIGFGNVVVAERVVAVVAAGSAPMKRLREEARVAGKLVDATQGRKTRAMVITDSDHVILSAIQAETVALRLRGAAIAGGAGEEPGTAIEPRPVDEDER
- the gmk gene encoding guanylate kinase, encoding MTAKRRGLLFVVSSPSGAGKTTLCHRLMAEFPALAFSISYTTRPKRPNERDGVDYHFTDHATFSRMVAEDRFAEWAEVHGNRYGTSLETISQNIDAGLDVLFDIDWQGATQLKSKYPDETVMVFVLPPSLEELSRRLRNRGTDAPEMVARRLAKAREELGHYGEYEYLVTNDDLDQAYRELSAIYVAGHCTRRRRAHRALELVEAVRSPGEGRA